A portion of the Polaribacter cellanae genome contains these proteins:
- the cas9 gene encoding type II CRISPR RNA-guided endonuclease Cas9 (Cas9, originally named Csn1, is the large, multifunctional signature protein of type II CRISPR/Cas systems. It is well known even to general audiences because its RNA-guided endonuclease activity has made it a popular tool for custom editing of eukaryotic genomes.), which yields MKKILGLDLGTNSIGWALTTQDFDKKEGEINGLGSRIIPMSQDILGKFDSGQSHSQTSERTGYRGVRRLLQRNLLRRERLHRTLNVINFLPKHYANAIDFEKHFGKFKNNEEVKLNYRKNTEGKHEFIFMDSFNEMILDFKEKNQQTKIPLDWTIYFLRKKALTKKISKEELAWILLNFNQKRGYYQLRGEEEEESNGKEKTFETLLISEVRDSGEIIKKSGELLFDIYFKNGWKYDKQTTKPNDWLGKTKEFIVTTSELKNGETKRSFKIVDSEKDWIAIKKKTEQNILESSKTVGEYIYDTLLEKPSQKIRGKLVKTIERKFYKKELQKILESQITFHPELQDRKLYNDCITELYLRNEAHQNNIKDKGFDYLFIEDIIFFQRPLKSKKSTISNCPYEERFFIKDGVKNTQPVKCIPKSHPLFQEFRLWQFIKNLKIHQKENIENNKKDEDVTGLFFKTDDDWVQLFDFINTKKEIEQKHIIEHLIKSKKIEKTEKDNFRWNYVEDKKYPANETKYSLLSRLKKIENLNENEFLSKEREFLLWHIIYSVKDKNEYKSALKTFARKNSLEEDSFVESFMKFPPFKNEYGAYSEKAIKKLLPLMRMGKYWNEDKIPEEVKDKIATIKERLESINYNAEVFKKDKNNLLKTIADDEVPKQFLKSFLPFKGKNHLTGLNTYQACYAVYERHSELGTIQKWNSPKDITNYLQEFKQHSLRNPIVEQVVTETLRVVRDIWLHFGESKKDFFDEIHLELGREMKNSSKKRESISKRNLEKEKTNVRIKSLLEELKNDSTDDIRAYSPSHQEILKIYEEGVYQNPNVSFSKLSEEDVEKIRKNISPTKNEIIKYKLWLEQGYISPYTGLIIPLSKLFSIDYQIEHIIPQSRYFDNSLSNKIICESEVNQLKDNKTAYEFLKEKGGSIINGFPLLKIDDYEKHCNQYFKKNRTKLKNLLSEEIPEGFIKRQLNDSRYISKFIKSLLSNIVREENEKEPTVKKLLPVNGAVTSKLKQDWGLNDKWNEIIAPRFIRLNELTNSKDFGEWDAKINAFRTKVPDEISKGFSKKRIDHRHHALDALVIACCTRKHINYLSSLNSEKENYGLRDSLLIKNKQGDYTKHFQKPWSNFTVEAKDGLDKTVVSFKQNLRIINKTNNKTWQWKQQNNGSYKKELVKQKGPENSNNKTNWAIRKPMHKETVSGFVKIKRIKKGFSNLTSYLDKPELILNKKIRYKVQNLLEVFNNDLKKIRKHLKENPLLVEEKEISKIKVFEWTENATATRVLLNEKFTRKQLESITDSGIQKILENHIKNYVDENNKEQFDLAFNSDGVETLNKNIKELNGGKNHHPIYKVRLYEEGSKFSIGETGAKSKKFVEAAKGTNLFYAVYYNESKKKRVFETIPLNDVIAHQKQTANLPKSKRLPIQPDFTKGNFLFTLSPNDLVFLPNDEELNNKALVNFNNLSNEQVSRIYKIVSFTGGRLYGIPNNIAKPIQNKFEFTSLNKLESDLDKRSIREICVKLKIDRVGNITSF from the coding sequence ATGAAAAAAATATTAGGCTTAGATTTAGGTACAAATTCTATTGGTTGGGCGTTAACAACACAAGATTTTGATAAAAAAGAAGGAGAAATTAATGGTCTTGGTAGTAGAATAATACCAATGTCTCAGGATATTTTAGGGAAGTTCGATTCTGGACAATCTCATTCCCAAACATCAGAAAGAACAGGTTATAGAGGTGTAAGAAGGTTACTTCAAAGAAATTTATTAAGGCGAGAAAGACTTCATAGAACTTTAAATGTCATCAATTTTTTGCCCAAACATTATGCAAATGCAATTGATTTTGAGAAACATTTTGGGAAGTTTAAAAATAATGAAGAAGTAAAATTAAATTATCGTAAAAATACAGAAGGAAAACATGAGTTTATTTTTATGGATTCTTTTAATGAAATGATTTTAGATTTTAAAGAAAAAAATCAACAAACAAAAATTCCTTTAGATTGGACTATTTATTTCTTACGAAAAAAAGCACTCACTAAAAAAATAAGTAAAGAAGAATTAGCGTGGATTTTATTAAACTTCAACCAAAAAAGAGGCTACTATCAATTAAGAGGAGAAGAAGAGGAAGAAAGTAATGGGAAAGAAAAAACATTTGAAACGTTATTAATTTCTGAAGTAAGAGATTCTGGCGAAATTATTAAAAAGTCAGGAGAACTACTTTTTGATATTTATTTTAAAAATGGATGGAAATATGATAAGCAAACCACAAAACCTAATGATTGGTTAGGTAAAACTAAAGAATTTATCGTAACAACTTCGGAACTTAAGAACGGAGAAACCAAAAGAAGTTTTAAAATAGTAGATTCAGAAAAAGATTGGATTGCTATTAAGAAAAAAACAGAGCAAAATATCTTAGAGAGTTCTAAAACTGTTGGAGAATATATTTATGATACACTTTTGGAAAAACCTTCGCAAAAGATAAGAGGTAAACTCGTAAAAACAATCGAACGTAAATTTTACAAAAAAGAGTTACAGAAAATTTTAGAATCTCAAATTACTTTTCATCCAGAATTGCAAGATAGAAAATTATATAATGATTGTATAACTGAATTATACCTCAGAAACGAAGCACATCAAAATAACATAAAAGACAAAGGTTTCGATTATTTATTTATAGAAGATATTATTTTTTTTCAAAGACCTTTAAAAAGTAAAAAATCTACCATTTCTAATTGTCCTTATGAAGAAAGATTTTTTATTAAAGATGGAGTTAAGAATACACAACCCGTAAAATGTATTCCTAAATCTCATCCGTTATTTCAAGAATTTAGATTGTGGCAATTTATTAAGAATTTAAAAATTCATCAAAAGGAAAATATCGAAAACAATAAAAAAGATGAAGATGTAACAGGTTTATTTTTTAAGACTGACGATGATTGGGTTCAATTATTCGATTTTATAAATACTAAAAAAGAGATTGAGCAAAAACATATCATAGAACATTTAATAAAATCAAAGAAAATAGAAAAAACAGAAAAAGATAATTTTAGATGGAATTATGTTGAGGATAAAAAGTATCCAGCAAACGAGACTAAATATTCACTTTTATCAAGATTAAAAAAAATAGAAAACTTGAATGAAAATGAGTTTTTATCAAAAGAAAGAGAGTTTTTGTTATGGCATATCATCTATTCTGTAAAAGATAAAAATGAGTATAAATCAGCTTTAAAAACCTTTGCTAGAAAAAATAGTTTAGAAGAAGATTCTTTTGTAGAAAGTTTTATGAAATTTCCTCCTTTTAAAAATGAATACGGAGCTTATTCAGAAAAAGCAATTAAAAAATTATTGCCTTTAATGAGAATGGGCAAGTATTGGAATGAAGATAAAATACCTGAAGAAGTAAAGGATAAAATTGCGACTATAAAAGAGCGCTTAGAGTCTATAAATTATAATGCTGAGGTTTTTAAAAAAGATAAAAATAACCTTTTAAAAACAATTGCAGATGATGAAGTTCCTAAACAATTTTTGAAAAGTTTTTTACCATTTAAAGGTAAAAATCACTTGACAGGACTAAATACATATCAAGCATGTTATGCTGTTTATGAAAGACACTCTGAATTAGGCACCATACAAAAATGGAACTCTCCCAAAGATATTACTAATTATTTACAAGAGTTTAAACAGCATAGTTTACGAAATCCTATTGTAGAACAAGTGGTAACAGAAACGTTAAGAGTTGTTAGAGATATTTGGCTTCATTTTGGAGAAAGTAAAAAAGATTTTTTTGATGAAATTCATTTAGAATTGGGTAGAGAAATGAAAAACTCATCTAAAAAAAGAGAAAGTATTTCTAAACGAAATTTAGAAAAAGAGAAAACAAACGTGAGAATAAAATCGCTTTTAGAAGAATTAAAAAATGATTCTACAGATGATATTAGAGCATATTCTCCAAGTCATCAAGAAATACTGAAGATTTATGAAGAAGGAGTTTATCAAAACCCGAATGTTAGTTTTAGTAAATTAAGTGAAGAAGATGTCGAGAAAATTAGAAAGAATATTTCTCCCACTAAAAATGAAATTATAAAATATAAATTATGGTTGGAACAAGGTTATATTTCCCCTTATACAGGTTTAATAATTCCATTAAGTAAGTTATTTTCTATTGATTATCAAATAGAGCATATTATACCACAATCTCGTTATTTCGACAATTCATTATCAAATAAAATAATTTGTGAAAGTGAAGTTAATCAACTGAAAGACAATAAAACAGCTTATGAATTTTTGAAAGAAAAAGGAGGTTCTATTATAAATGGTTTTCCTCTTTTAAAAATAGACGATTATGAAAAGCATTGTAACCAATATTTCAAGAAGAACAGAACTAAACTTAAAAATTTATTGTCAGAAGAAATTCCTGAAGGATTTATAAAAAGACAATTAAACGACAGTAGATATATAAGTAAATTTATAAAAAGCCTATTAAGTAATATTGTTAGAGAAGAAAATGAGAAAGAGCCAACAGTTAAAAAATTATTGCCAGTAAATGGAGCTGTTACCTCTAAACTAAAACAAGATTGGGGTTTAAATGATAAATGGAATGAAATAATTGCTCCGAGATTTATAAGATTAAATGAATTAACAAACTCCAAAGATTTTGGAGAGTGGGATGCTAAAATAAATGCATTTAGAACAAAAGTTCCTGATGAAATATCTAAAGGTTTTAGTAAAAAAAGAATAGATCATAGGCACCATGCATTAGATGCTTTAGTAATTGCTTGTTGTACCAGAAAGCATATAAATTATTTAAGTTCTTTAAATTCTGAAAAAGAAAATTATGGATTAAGAGACAGTTTGTTAATAAAAAATAAACAAGGAGATTATACAAAACATTTTCAAAAACCTTGGAGTAATTTTACAGTTGAAGCAAAAGATGGTTTAGATAAAACCGTGGTAAGTTTTAAACAAAATTTAAGAATTATAAATAAAACAAATAATAAAACTTGGCAATGGAAACAGCAAAATAATGGAAGTTATAAAAAGGAATTGGTAAAGCAAAAAGGACCCGAGAACTCTAATAATAAAACAAATTGGGCAATAAGAAAGCCAATGCATAAAGAAACAGTTTCTGGTTTTGTTAAAATTAAAAGAATAAAAAAAGGTTTTAGTAATCTTACAAGTTATTTAGACAAACCTGAGTTGATTTTAAACAAGAAAATTCGTTATAAAGTTCAGAATTTATTGGAGGTGTTTAATAATGATTTGAAAAAAATTAGAAAGCATTTAAAGGAAAATCCATTATTAGTCGAAGAAAAAGAAATTTCAAAAATTAAAGTTTTTGAATGGACTGAAAATGCTACAGCAACAAGAGTTTTATTAAATGAAAAATTTACCAGAAAACAATTAGAATCAATTACCGATAGTGGAATACAGAAAATTTTAGAAAATCACATAAAAAATTATGTGGATGAAAATAACAAAGAACAATTCGATTTAGCATTTAATTCAGATGGAGTTGAAACTTTAAATAAGAATATAAAAGAATTGAATGGTGGTAAAAATCATCATCCCATTTATAAAGTTAGATTGTATGAAGAAGGTAGTAAATTTAGTATTGGAGAAACAGGTGCAAAAAGCAAAAAATTTGTAGAGGCAGCTAAAGGAACAAATTTGTTTTATGCAGTTTATTATAATGAAAGTAAAAAGAAAAGAGTTTTTGAAACAATTCCTTTAAATGATGTTATTGCCCATCAAAAACAAACGGCAAATTTACCAAAGAGTAAAAGATTACCAATTCAGCCAGATTTTACCAAAGGAAATTTCCTATTTACACTTTCTCCTAATGATTTGGTTTTTCTACCAAATGACGAAGAATTGAATAATAAAGCATTAGTTAATTTTAATAACTTATCTAACGAACAGGTTTCAAGAATTTATAAAATTGTAAGTTTTACAGGAGGTAGATTATATGGAATTCCAAATAATATAGCAAAACCTATTCAAAATAAGTTTGAATTTACTTCATTAAATAAATTAGAATCAGATTTAGATAAAAGATCAATTAGGGAGATTTGTGTAAAATTAAAAATTGATAGAGTTGGTAATATTACTTCTTTTTAA
- a CDS encoding PepSY-associated TM helix domain-containing protein — protein sequence MVSKKIVRKLHLWLGLSSGIIVCLLCLSGATFVFAEEIMHAYNKENLYVEVEGKRVEIDSIVAKFKKNHPTEQYFWINTYNNPKRSFDVVSGVMEEGASMPILKITFINPYTNKEIADDAKSIHFFFLVAHFHSQLLLGNFGLWIIRIASLIFLVELIFGLVLWWPKSKNEARSAFKPKYPASRKRMNHDFHRVYGFYACWLLLISVVTGLVMSFEWVEKPVIALFGGYSELVGENPPQADFNENKQFKSLQFIYNEFEKTAPKDYKLTLMAIQEKMPTSQLILLDKGNRFLHLYGDNQVVDRYTGVQLDKPLIAKFEKNQSILDTNLDIHMGTIGGLPTQILALLIGLFGASLPITGFFIWWGRRKKLKKEK from the coding sequence ATGGTATCTAAAAAAATAGTTAGAAAACTACATTTATGGCTTGGGTTATCTTCCGGAATTATTGTTTGTTTATTATGTTTATCTGGTGCAACTTTTGTGTTTGCAGAAGAAATAATGCATGCTTATAATAAAGAAAATTTATATGTAGAAGTTGAAGGAAAACGTGTAGAAATAGATAGCATTGTAGCGAAGTTTAAAAAGAATCATCCAACAGAACAATACTTTTGGATTAATACCTACAACAACCCTAAAAGGTCTTTTGATGTTGTAAGTGGAGTGATGGAAGAAGGGGCTTCTATGCCTATTTTAAAAATTACTTTTATAAACCCGTACACAAATAAAGAAATTGCAGATGATGCAAAATCGATTCACTTTTTCTTTTTAGTAGCGCATTTTCATTCACAATTATTGCTAGGAAATTTTGGTCTTTGGATTATTAGAATTGCTTCGCTCATTTTTCTTGTAGAACTTATATTCGGGCTTGTTTTATGGTGGCCAAAAAGCAAAAATGAAGCACGTTCTGCTTTTAAGCCAAAATATCCTGCATCTAGAAAAAGAATGAATCACGATTTTCATAGAGTCTATGGTTTTTATGCTTGTTGGCTTCTATTAATAAGCGTTGTTACAGGTTTGGTTATGTCTTTTGAATGGGTAGAAAAACCTGTAATAGCTCTTTTTGGTGGTTATTCAGAACTGGTAGGAGAAAATCCACCACAAGCAGATTTTAACGAAAATAAACAGTTTAAGAGTCTCCAGTTTATTTATAATGAATTTGAGAAAACAGCACCAAAAGATTACAAATTAACATTAATGGCAATTCAAGAAAAAATGCCAACTTCTCAGTTAATTTTGTTAGATAAAGGCAATCGTTTTTTGCATTTGTATGGCGATAATCAAGTTGTAGATAGATATACAGGAGTTCAATTAGACAAACCATTAATTGCTAAGTTTGAGAAAAATCAAAGTATCTTAGACACCAATTTAGATATTCATATGGGAACTATTGGGGGTTTGCCAACCCAAATTTTGGCTTTATTAATTGGTCTTTTTGGAGCAAGTTTACCAATAACAGGTTTCTTTATTTGGTGGGGAAGAAGAAAGAAATTGAAGAAAGAGAAGTAG
- a CDS encoding TonB-dependent receptor, giving the protein MYKKYYFLVTFFLLGYQVFSQSTIAGTVKDSQGVPLFGINVYIKSLNKGMVTDDKGNFRISNIPFGKYNVQVSSIGFKKQTITVLLQKGKKVFLRVEMQETNESLEEVVVKGKTKRQKKRENPIKIEVINVDKIIERATPVATIINQTSGVKVRQSAGVGSPTIVNINGLQENAIRFFKNGIPSNYLGRAFQIGVIPTNLISDIEIYKGVLPIELGADALGGAINIVTKSPDTEFLTASYEVGSFNTHTANITGNYLIPDSNFHVGFNSYYISSDNNYEFDAPVLDPNTQNFKKQKLPRFHDGLETYFIQGNFGIHDTKFADLLNFEASYFKFDKEIQTGISINVPIGEATFKEINKIASVTYEKIFTNNLELNFFMAYSKLNLQRKDVSNNKYNWFGEIISSDNFSSGETDGRKSDSDIDQDNFVSRLFSKYKISNNLNVKVSSTFTSQNRVGTDPFQEKNVATGIQPITIPSKYKKVISGIGVGFKLLDRKITNEFTFKHFYLNTESANLSAVPPTITKNVNKFGWGNSIKYKFNNTSYARISFENTTRIPEAEEYFGDNLFTLNNPGLNPEKSKNLNVGFSTSLNKNKTLFIDVNTFYRDTENFIRRLPVGFVFTRNENTNTQITKGIETTFKVDLNNGFKANTSITYQNMRRTDTKGSALEGSRTPNTPYFFTNVNVAKSYVEPFNLPILLDVYANYNFTEQYLLRPTPKILEPALFERDLGFTDLIIPEQHKIDFGVTVNFQKLPISINTEISNIANAKLFDEFRIQKPLRAFRLKITYKL; this is encoded by the coding sequence ATGTATAAAAAATATTATTTTCTTGTTACTTTTTTTCTTCTTGGTTATCAGGTTTTTAGTCAATCTACTATTGCAGGGACAGTAAAAGACAGTCAAGGTGTGCCTTTATTTGGAATTAATGTGTACATAAAAAGTCTTAACAAAGGAATGGTTACAGATGATAAAGGAAATTTTAGAATTTCTAATATTCCTTTCGGAAAATACAATGTTCAAGTTTCGAGTATTGGTTTTAAAAAACAAACAATTACTGTTTTGCTTCAAAAAGGAAAAAAGGTTTTTCTAAGAGTTGAAATGCAAGAAACCAACGAATCTTTAGAAGAAGTAGTTGTAAAAGGAAAAACGAAACGTCAAAAAAAAAGAGAAAATCCAATAAAGATAGAGGTAATTAATGTAGATAAAATTATTGAAAGAGCCACACCTGTTGCAACAATAATTAACCAGACTTCTGGTGTAAAAGTTAGGCAAAGTGCAGGTGTTGGAAGCCCAACAATTGTAAATATAAATGGTTTACAAGAAAATGCCATTCGGTTTTTTAAAAACGGAATTCCATCTAATTATTTAGGCAGAGCGTTTCAAATTGGTGTAATTCCAACAAATTTAATTTCAGATATCGAGATTTATAAAGGTGTTTTACCAATAGAATTAGGGGCAGATGCTTTGGGTGGCGCAATAAATATTGTAACAAAATCGCCAGATACAGAATTTTTAACGGCTTCTTATGAAGTGGGTTCTTTTAACACACATACTGCAAATATTACAGGAAATTATTTAATTCCAGATTCGAATTTCCATGTTGGTTTTAACTCATACTATATTTCTTCAGATAATAATTACGAATTTGATGCGCCAGTTTTAGACCCAAATACACAAAATTTTAAAAAGCAGAAATTACCAAGATTTCACGATGGATTAGAGACGTATTTTATTCAAGGAAATTTTGGAATTCACGATACAAAATTTGCAGATTTATTAAATTTCGAAGCTTCTTATTTTAAATTTGATAAAGAAATTCAAACAGGAATTAGCATTAATGTTCCTATTGGAGAAGCTACTTTTAAAGAAATAAACAAAATTGCAAGTGTAACTTACGAGAAAATTTTTACCAATAATTTAGAGCTGAATTTTTTTATGGCTTACAGCAAATTAAACTTGCAACGTAAAGATGTTTCTAACAATAAGTACAATTGGTTTGGTGAGATTATTAGTTCGGACAATTTTTCGAGTGGAGAAACAGATGGTAGAAAAAGCGATAGTGATATAGACCAAGATAATTTTGTATCAAGATTGTTTAGCAAATATAAAATTAGCAACAATTTAAATGTAAAAGTCAGTTCTACATTTACGAGCCAAAATAGAGTTGGCACAGACCCTTTTCAAGAAAAAAACGTGGCAACAGGTATTCAGCCAATCACTATTCCTTCAAAATATAAAAAAGTAATTTCTGGAATAGGAGTAGGGTTTAAATTGTTAGACAGAAAAATTACAAACGAGTTTACTTTTAAGCACTTTTATTTAAATACAGAATCTGCAAATTTATCTGCAGTTCCGCCAACAATAACAAAGAATGTAAATAAATTTGGCTGGGGAAATTCTATAAAATATAAGTTTAACAATACCTCTTATGCACGAATTTCATTCGAAAATACAACCAGAATTCCGGAAGCAGAAGAATATTTTGGGGATAATTTATTCACTTTAAATAATCCTGGTTTAAATCCAGAAAAAAGTAAAAATTTAAACGTAGGTTTTTCTACCAGTTTAAATAAAAATAAAACGCTATTTATTGATGTAAATACGTTTTACAGAGATACAGAAAACTTTATAAGAAGATTGCCTGTTGGTTTTGTTTTTACCAGAAACGAAAACACAAACACACAAATTACCAAAGGAATTGAAACTACTTTTAAGGTAGATTTAAACAATGGTTTTAAGGCAAATACGTCAATTACGTATCAAAATATGCGAAGAACAGATACAAAGGGTTCTGCATTGGAAGGCTCAAGAACACCAAATACACCGTATTTTTTTACCAACGTAAATGTTGCGAAAAGTTATGTAGAGCCTTTTAATTTACCGATTTTATTAGACGTGTATGCCAATTATAATTTTACAGAACAATATTTATTAAGGCCTACTCCAAAAATTTTAGAACCAGCGTTATTTGAAAGAGATTTAGGTTTTACGGACTTAATTATTCCAGAACAACATAAAATTGATTTTGGTGTAACTGTAAACTTTCAAAAATTACCAATTAGTATAAATACGGAAATTTCAAATATTGCAAACGCTAAATTATTTGATGAATTTAGAATTCAAAAACCATTAAGAGCTTTCAGATTAAAAATAACGTACAAATTATAA
- a CDS encoding helix-turn-helix transcriptional regulator, with protein sequence MKQLYFYNKCGIKEQKSEITFGDSKGLLTEIYFGNFHIKDIILNVDTKTAINYELDKEIVVMEFSLKGSCKCESSNSKKRIKHTLNTHNISYLNKQKRTIHCNATSKECHFFQLCMSPKSFLKFLDDDILVFQNFKKQILSKKNSSIVSESQNISSEMHLIIEQILNNSHQGILKRISLESKILDLLVLQLSQFSSEEKTKKNSLNKDNLEKIVLAKSYIEKHITKTISLVELAKHVGTNEFTLKKGFKEVFNTTVFGLWNELKMEKAKQFLLNTENAIGDIAFKLGYKNQRHFSTAFKKHFGITARQMRNG encoded by the coding sequence ATGAAACAACTTTACTTTTATAATAAATGTGGAATTAAAGAACAAAAGAGCGAAATAACATTTGGCGACTCTAAAGGGCTTTTAACGGAAATTTATTTTGGTAATTTTCATATTAAAGACATTATTTTAAATGTTGACACAAAAACTGCAATTAACTATGAATTAGATAAGGAAATCGTTGTGATGGAATTTTCTTTAAAAGGAAGCTGTAAATGTGAATCTTCTAATTCTAAAAAAAGAATTAAACACACATTAAATACACATAATATTAGCTATTTAAACAAACAGAAAAGAACAATACATTGCAACGCAACTTCTAAAGAATGTCATTTTTTTCAGTTATGTATGTCCCCAAAAAGTTTTCTAAAATTTTTAGATGATGATATTCTTGTTTTTCAAAATTTTAAAAAGCAAATTCTTTCAAAAAAGAATAGCTCTATCGTTTCTGAAAGTCAAAACATTTCAAGCGAAATGCATTTAATTATTGAACAAATTTTAAATAACAGTCATCAAGGAATTTTAAAAAGAATCTCTTTAGAGTCTAAAATTTTAGACCTTTTAGTTTTGCAGTTATCTCAATTTTCTTCCGAAGAAAAAACTAAAAAAAACTCTCTGAATAAAGATAATTTAGAAAAAATAGTACTTGCAAAATCTTATATAGAAAAACATATTACAAAAACCATTTCTTTGGTAGAATTAGCAAAACATGTTGGCACGAATGAATTTACTTTAAAAAAAGGATTTAAAGAAGTTTTTAACACCACTGTTTTTGGACTTTGGAATGAACTAAAAATGGAAAAAGCAAAACAATTTCTTCTAAATACCGAAAATGCGATTGGAGATATTGCTTTTAAACTAGGCTATAAGAATCAACGCCATTTTAGTACTGCTTTTAAGAAACATTTTGGTATAACTGCCAGACAAATGAGAAATGGTTAA
- a CDS encoding outer membrane beta-barrel protein: protein MKKLALLTLLLASSLISAQQENTWVFGGEVGYSNSNLEYLQGNNSESDNTQFTILARLGYIFIKTNFEIGLGLGYAQSEQASIFSNTSDKFITTIIAPYTKKFFPINEKFAFHLIGEVSYSKSYRDSSTESDELDMRQYGVALRPGFVYFVTKHIALNANLGALVYTTSTSKSKTFKDIKNNTFGFNVNGNNISLGIAYYL, encoded by the coding sequence ATGAAAAAATTAGCCCTTTTAACCCTTTTACTAGCCAGTTCTTTAATTTCTGCTCAACAAGAAAACACTTGGGTGTTTGGTGGAGAAGTTGGTTACAGTAATAGTAACCTTGAATATTTACAAGGCAACAATTCCGAAAGCGATAACACTCAATTTACAATTTTAGCAAGATTAGGTTATATTTTTATAAAAACGAACTTTGAAATTGGTCTTGGTTTAGGATATGCGCAAAGCGAACAAGCGAGTATTTTCTCGAACACTTCAGATAAATTCATTACAACTATTATTGCTCCTTATACCAAAAAATTTTTTCCAATAAACGAAAAATTTGCATTTCATTTAATTGGTGAAGTTAGTTACAGTAAATCCTACAGAGATTCATCTACAGAATCTGATGAGTTAGATATGAGACAATATGGAGTTGCTTTAAGACCAGGATTCGTTTATTTTGTAACTAAGCATATTGCATTAAACGCAAATTTAGGTGCTCTGGTTTATACAACCTCAACATCTAAAAGTAAAACTTTTAAAGATATCAAAAACAACACTTTTGGCTTCAACGTAAATGGTAATAATATTTCTCTTGGAATTGCTTACTATTTATAA